Below is a window of Gossypium hirsutum isolate 1008001.06 chromosome A12, Gossypium_hirsutum_v2.1, whole genome shotgun sequence DNA.
cccaaatttcagtgatatcggaacagtgatttgagatcactaaatccgacaagtatgtttaaaaatttaataaattaataattatgaatcaagtgtgaatttagaagaattttgaattagtgaattttgtgtaaaaaaaagagagaaaagaatttaataagtaaattgggtctaaaatgaggtatcgagacctcgaattcataaactgagccataaatatttttagaaatatttatggagtgtaaataagttagtattaaagtttcgtcaagaaattttaagatttcggtagttaattaggtgaaaaggactaaattgaactaattgtaaaattgtgagatgtgattaaatagcttgagtatttaaaaagatggatttaaagagcaattagacccaaaggttaatggctggacggtttgggtatgaaataagcaagaaaacaatgtgaacaaggggcaaaattggaaatagcataaaagttagtaattaaataatgatgtaattgaaaaatctagacattttcttcatctttctcagccAGAAACGCCGTACCAGGTCTCctatgctggtttttcatatttttacaccatgtaagttcaatttttactatttctcagtaatttttatgttttggtgacttttacaattaggtccaatcatctaattcattagtttttgatttggtgggtgaaattggaagttaccctggctgAGTAGGGGTagtatatgatgaattattatgaaattgaagttctaatttcatattaaggttgttttattaagtcattttgatagaaaatggtatttaggacctaattgtgaaaaagttgtgaattagatgttggtgttgaaattgagaatatcaaaggtttagaaataatttataatgataaaataaagtgttaattgagaaaaaattagttcaattgatgggtgaattgagtagggactaaattgtaaaaattgtaaattttagggtaaaagtgtaatttcgaaatttgaacagcataaattgtgaagtgaagtagaaatcaaataaatgctaatgagtagaaataatttatattatagatcaagagaaacgagattcaagtcgtgatcgagggaaaaataaagtttacgaggaataggctcgattgctaatattttatatcgaggtaagttcatatgatttttaataatgcaatgtgtaatttaatgttttgaaatgaaaatttcatgaatgatatagtatattattgtatataaaatgtcattaaactgtgataattgtaaaatgatatttgaataaaagtacaaattaaatggAACAACGGACTTGAGTACTTTCATTCAGTGGCTAAGATGAAtcgacggaaaagaccatggttggaccatggcagcatgtgaaatgtgatttgtgcttccgtataagaccatagctgggctatggctttggagaaatgtgatatgtgctactgtataagaccatatctgggatatggcatcagtgtgatatgtgatccgtataagaccatggctgggctatggcctcggtatgtgatatgtgactatgtgcaagaccataattttactatggcattgtgataatgaggtactcaattccgtagttgttccctaatttgattatgaacgaaaatgtaaaatggcccgaaaagattaagaattggtgaatactatgaaaatgacacgatttggaataagttcttgatacttgatgacattgagattatggatctatgcttatgaagcataattatgtattcttaccatgatggatgaaatgatattgtatggatttagtgaataatagtggtgaatgaataaatatggccttggcagttttggatTACTGCAGcagtgtaacttttgaaattcaccataaattatggaaattgagttaagggctgaataaaatatgagattaaagcctgatgagtctagtttcatatagaggaaacgatgcatgcaattggattttatgttataagatatttaaattgttgtgagacagagtttgaataacttcgagatcccctgttctgattttagaaaatcattagaaattgtacaattgtggtgttttatcttaaaagcatgttggtaattgcttattaatttcatatggacttactaagcatttatgcttactccctccttttcattccttatagttttgacaagctagctcggaaatcgggaacggtcggaggcccactcacactatccgtataccatcttggcataatggcttgtatattttgagtatggcatgtatagcattataatcattttgtatatatggtcttatgatatggttattgagtggtatggaaatgcttggtaatgattagccattggaatggctaatcatgatcatatttggtgttatgtatgtcaaattgctagctaatccatggaaaccatgaaataggtaaaatttatcataaaatagattcagatagcagtagagatgagaatttgaaaaataactaaaaatagtagaaatggaattaaataatgaataagttatgggatcgaagcttgatgagtctattttcatatggaagaagcgaaacaggtatatgatctatattttatgagatgtttaaatttttgtgaaacagggccagagcaatttctggatcccctgttctgaatttggaaattcaccataaattttaaaaagataattagaagtcatgctttatatgtacagattccttattgagtctaattttattagaaaaaaacggcatagtcatttaagctctgtacagggagatatctgatttgtaatacacatatgtcagagtagtcgaaccctgaaacaggggagactttaactaataaactgtactaattggcccaaccaaaaattctagaaaaaaattagtagatagatatatgagtctagtttcaggaaaaatttacggaattggatttcgagtttcggaactcgagatatgaatttttaagaaactatgacgcagttggacagcttgtccgaatttgtttaagtgctcaaataagtttagtaatgcctcgtgctcgactccggcgacggtctcgggtaagggggcgttacaaACTCATgtttaatttactcaaatgtTTCAAAAAGGATGATcgtactttaaaatattttcaaatctttaattttcgacattaagacgtAAACTAATCAATGaagtaccgattttgggcgtaatgggggtgttaatccttcctcatacgtaactgactcccgagcctattttctcaaaattcgtagacctaaatgttttataaggtggcCCAATCACAccacaaaaaggattggtgacgACTCCGTATCttcgttttcaaaagtcgattccccatttttaaaaaaatggtttcgacagaacatatttaaaaaaaatattatactaaatatttaatactactctaacataaatattaaaataatgttaaaatgactatataaaaaaattcaataaataaaaaatatataaatttattaaatatcaaaataatattggTGGACTTAAATGGGCTTGGATATTATTTTGCAAATATGGACAAGTTTGAGGAGAGctttaagcccatatttcgggttgAGTCGGGTCGGGCTTAGACAAGCATAAAGCATGTTAATATCATCTTAGTCCCGACCCTAACTCGAGCCAACCCAACCCATGAATACCTCTACtgtcaatttttattttggtttaatgcaattttttttgtaatagatttatttattttttaataattttgaaccacaacttttaaattttaattaaatttgatttttttaattaaaattttaacttgtttattaatattttaatagcaTTGATATGGTAACTTGTATGGTAGTCTATATAATTTCCGTTGCTAATGTAGATACTTTTGTTAAAagtaattatatgttttttttggaatttttttatattttttaataatatttatgaaatacaTAAGGACTGTCCcatgctctatcatttcaatgttattataatttaaagGTTTAACCaactcttttatttaaaaaataacaattttttaagCTCGAAGGTCAaagtgataaaaattaaaattaaagtgagagaaaataaaaataaacattaagggttaaatttattattatactattttattttaattcaagttcatatttttatttgacaaCTGAtacatttttgatatttttaactgATAAAATTATGTCACGTATAACCATCTCACCTCTATAATTTTcaccaaaatatatattataaattccTAAATTGTTTAGCTAAAATtcgaaatatattttatttaattactatacATTCTATACATGTTATAAATTCGCATTTAGCTAGATTCATGTGAAATGTTTCCATACGTTCTATTTGTCTAGATtcgatttaatttaaaatatgtacttaattatttatttaagcttgtcttagatataaaatataaaaaattaaatccatCTCAATccaattatgttttatattaaaaatattttattgaaatatttattaaatattaaaagtatttatattttaatactattgaaCATATGTTCAAtcatttgatttatatttttaattatttttatttgaagatAATATAGAAATATGAAAAGATAGAAATgccataataatattatttataattttaaaaaagggttATTTTGACAATGACATAACTGAATTGATGATCCTATTAAAGTTGACATcaacttaataaaaatattttcttatggTAAAATAACTTGTCTTAAGAAAACAGGGAACATAAACAATACTAGAGATGTTCCATCGGGTTTACTCAATACACTCGATCTTAAATCTCTCAAAAATATCAGATAAATAAAGCCTTAACAGCAATGCGATCAGTGCGACTTGGACCTAGACTATACATAAGACGGTGAACACCCTAACTACTAGGCCACACGTGGttgatattaaaattattatgagCCAAATCTGAAACCAAAATAgcggaaataaaaagaaagagaaacaTCCAACGATTGATTATTAAAATGGATTTGTATATTAGGTGAAGGCTTTGATTTAAAGCCACATAATTAAAATGGGTTTTGGTGTCTGGGCtcagataaaaaaaatttctgcCCCAAGGTTtggtttatataaaaaatttctcaTATTTTGGATAAATTTTTATACTTGAATGGGTCTAAAAATAAGTTGCTcaaaagaataaatatatttaaataaaaaaatatcttaacAAATTAATTGTACAATCAAtgctttttaaaataaaaaaattaacttcaatctttttaaaattttaaatttttatcttcACCCAAGATAAAATTTGTAGCTTGAGTGCATTAACTAAATTTTGGGGATTTGAGAGAAAGTTTAAGACAAATTATGTCTAAAAATGGTTTTTTAAaggataatttattaatttattctataaataagattatataatttgaaaaaaataacaaCAACCAAACACTAATAGTAGGCCATCAAAAAACAAgctttattaatataataaaaactttaattaattCTGATAAATTTTAACACGTAAAATGATTACAAACATTTAATGTCATGAGATCAATCACGAATAGGTGTCTTTTCCAAATTACGTCTCATGATTTGCCTTTGCACGTCGTTAAGTCATTAAGGTCCCATTTTGGTCGACTCCATTTCTTACATGTTTAAACATGCAATAATTTTGATTTTGCTTAATTTGAAATAGGCAagatagtgtttttttttttaattttcaaaagctGGCTTTTAGCATAAAGACGTTATTTTGATTATctttaaatttcttgttttttttttatttcattaattattcttttatatcatgtaaatttattttacaatttttgtttGGGGTTCGTGACTTCCATTCCCAACAATATTATTTTCAAGATTCGAATATACATTCTTTTTTTAAAAGTGCTATATGtattatcatatatttcattaattttaaccCACCACAATATACCTTACCATGTATTAGAAAGATTTCAACTCGGTATCATCTCAgtccaaataaaaataatcacaCATTATAAAACAAACGAAAAcactaataattataaaaaaaatcgtgTAAATTAATAttggtatataaatttatacatcaaataaagaaaaaaattaaattacaattaattttGGGTTTTGTTCAAATATGATTGGTTGGATTGTGAGCATGAAAGCTTTTTATTTCCCCATTATTCCAAAAACATCATTACTATGATGATTTTTTTGGGTCATAATATTACTACGATGATTATGCTCCCAAAATAATCCTAACAAATTATACTCTAAATTTACCTTTTTTCATGTTTGAAGAGACAAGAGCGACTGATATGTTCTTTCTAATCTTTCTTTATGTCAACCTCTCATTTTTGCAGCTTTCCAATAGAATATATATTATTGTATGTGTTCTTTATAGTTTGAAAGCTACTGCTACTcaaataaaattgattttttaaattatattttatgtaaaaaaaattatgtttaaaataatagaaatattcAGAAATAGGAAACAATGtacttttatttaaataaaatttaaaattcatatgaaaaattgagaatttgtcataaatgatttaaatatataaactCAGCCTTGCCAAAGCAAGTTAGCAGACAACTTTTCAGTGGTGATCATTGATAATTTGACATCATGAAAATCCTCATAATCTAACGGTCACAAATATCATCAGCTTTTAGACTGTAAGACCCCCTATATTAGGGAAACAACATAATCTGCTTTAGATAAGCAAAATTCATATATTAGGaaatacttgaaaaaaaaaactaggtaATTccgaaaaataaatattaaagttttatatgcacaaattttaattcaatatatttaaaaattatataaatataaatgatattttaaaCAGGAGCTGTACATAGCTGCATTTTTGGCTGCGGATTATCCAGTTAGGAAGCTTATGTCACCGCATATCTTTGTCTTGTccaaaaaattaaacttttttttttttaaatttgttgataGATACTTTGCTTTGAGAAAGGGAGAACTATCTTTTTGCAGTGCCAAAGTTGGTTCAGTAAAGCCGACTTTCTTTTTTTTGGTCTGTTAGTTTCTACCTTCTGTGCACTGTGTACACTGTCATTGTCTCTTTGCAGACCTCACCACATACAAATAAAGAACCCTATGAAAAACCACTACTTTCCTTTAGAGCGCGTCTCAAAGActcaaactaatatttttataataggaCATCAATTCGGTATGATGAAAATctttatattagaaattaaattatattttatttattctattaaaaatatatataaattaaaattaaaaaataaattgattctttatattaaaaatttactcatttgtattattaaaaattagtatgattgataaaataattaaaaagtgatATATGACATGTCACATGTACATTATACTAATGTCTAAGGATTAGTTTTTAAGAGTAgaactaaataaaatttttaatagaatgaccaaTTTACTATTTAGTCTAACATATCgaaattaatttaactatttttaactaaaaataacaaaatacaaTCTGATTTCTAGTCAAGACACCTCTATAGTACTATTATGATTGGTGGATTACCAAttcaatcattaaaaaaaattcctaataataaaattaaaaactaaaaaaatacagataaataataattttaatatatatttaaaatttatttattttttagattggGTTTTGCTTATTTAagccatatttttattttgagttttattttatagTGAGGATTTACCGATTGGGCAAAATTTTATGGGATTAAAAGTGTTCAACCAATTCCGAGTAATTAGCTCAAGGCCTAATTTAATACCTGCTCCTGgattgatatatttattaatttttgtctAATCAATTCAACCTATTCAtccaattatattatttaaaatttaggacTTGATGAATATATTACTATTCAAAAATTGTGGGtgacgatttaaaaaaaaaaaaactcctcgAAGCTTAGAAACATTAAAGCATAAACATggtgttattaaatgattttaagTATATGAGGGGAAGGGGGGTCCTATTGTTTTTTGCCCCTTGATTTGTGAGTGTTGCTAATCATTTCACAAAAGGAGCGTGGCATGTCGCCATTTTTACACTggcattgagaaaaaaaaaagtcacgCTTTTCCAATCCCACGCGTGAAGCCTTCAAATTTCAAACCCCAAGGCTCCTTCATAAAACCCCCCAGGGCTTAGGTCCCAGCGCTTGCAAAACCTGGAgctctttgttcttttttttttttttaccatacAAAGCTCCCATAATTTGTCATCTCTCTTATAGGAACAGCTTATACAACAATGTCTGCAgtgagttattattattattattgttatttgtgTGTGTTAGTGAATGCTTTggagtaataataattttaatgtgGATGTAAACTTAATGCAGATGCTGGAAGTAAGAGTTCCAAACTTGGATTGTGAAGGTTGTGCTTCTAAGTTAAAGAAAGCTCTTTTAAAGCTCAAAGGTACTCTCTATCCACTCATTTAAAACTAATCTCTATCGTGTCGTGAGCGTCGAGAACGCTGCCTTTTCAACCAACATGTTGGGTGGCCTTGGTACTTGGTAGAGTTGCTTTCATAATATATACGAGAATTTTGGATAGCCTGGCTTACATTGCTGCTACAACATGGTGCTTGAATGGGTACCAAATGTTCCAATTTCAAAAATCCAACTTATGATTGTTACCGGTTTAGCCGATAATGCCAACATACTTCAAGAGAGTTAAGATtcattaatacataaaaaaaaaagtagaggGTAAACTACGTTAGTAGTCACTCAACTATGAATTTTTTTCTAatctaattatgaaaagttacacaATGATcattcaactattcaattttatttttttagtcacccaactatcatgaattttttttgagtATTTCCATTTTAAAGTTAACCAGTTAGtgataaaaaaagacaaaattgataattattttataactttttatagttggatgaaaaaaaaaccataattaaatgatcattttgtaacttttttataattaggtgaccaaaaaaataattataattgggCGACCTTTATTGTAATTTACCCAAAAGTTAAATTGGACCCAAGACAGCCCAATTGTCTACTAACTTGGGgttcatatgtgtatatatatttttttgtaggGGTTGAAGAAATAGAGGTAGAAATGGAGATACAAAAAATCACAGTTCGAGGTTATGGCCTAGAAGAAAAGAAGGTGCTGAAAGCTATTAAACGCGCCGGGAAAGCGGCGGAGCCGTGGCCGTTTCCGGGATATTCTCACTATGCATCGTTTTACAAGTACCCAACCTATATAGTTAACCATTATTATGACTATTACAAGAATGAAGCTTCCAATGGTGTTCATACTTTCTTTCAAACTCCGGCTGTTTACTCGGTTGCCGTCGCTTCCGATGAGGCTGTCGCCTCGCTTTTTAGTGACGATAATCCACATGCTTGTTCTATCATGTGAACGTAGTTAATATTGCAAAATTTGTTTATTAGTTTCTTTCAAGTTTTGTATTTGAAATGACTCTTTGCGTTGAAAACTCATTTTTTTGTATGAGTTGTTATGTATGTATGGTGCATGCTTTTTGAGTGTTTGCCAAATATGATTCATAGCATTAAATGTGctacaatttttctttttgagtcgGGATAAAGCAACTTTTggtaattcttttcatattagttattgattttttttctatattagtCTTTAAGATT
It encodes the following:
- the LOC121211212 gene encoding heavy metal-associated isoprenylated plant protein 31 isoform X1; this translates as MSAMLEVRVPNLDCEGCASKLKKALLKLKGVEEIEVEMEIQKITVRGYGLEEKKVLKAIKRAGKAAEPWPFPGYSHYASFYKYPTYIVNHYYDYYKNEASNGVHTFFQTPAVYSVAVASDEAVASLFSDDNPHACSIM
- the LOC121211212 gene encoding heavy metal-associated isoprenylated plant protein 31 isoform X2, whose product is MLEVRVPNLDCEGCASKLKKALLKLKGVEEIEVEMEIQKITVRGYGLEEKKVLKAIKRAGKAAEPWPFPGYSHYASFYKYPTYIVNHYYDYYKNEASNGVHTFFQTPAVYSVAVASDEAVASLFSDDNPHACSIM